The following proteins are encoded in a genomic region of Natrarchaeobius halalkaliphilus:
- a CDS encoding 30S ribosomal protein S14: MSESEHENDQTGEHAAKRTGQFEQCQRCGRKQGLVGKYDINLCRQCFREIARDMGFKKYR, translated from the coding sequence ATGAGTGAAAGCGAACACGAAAACGACCAGACGGGCGAGCACGCCGCAAAGCGCACTGGCCAGTTCGAGCAGTGCCAGCGCTGTGGCCGTAAGCAGGGCCTCGTCGGCAAGTACGACATCAATCTTTGCCGACAGTGCTTCCGCGAGATCGCCCGCGACATGGGATTCAAGAAGTACCGATAA
- a CDS encoding 50S ribosomal protein L5 — MSEADSGELHEMREPRVEKVVVHMGVGQGGRELGKAEDIIEEVTDQQSVRTQAKRTEPDFGIRQGDPIGTKVTLRGQDANEFLETALPLAELSSKQFDDTGNFSFGVEEHTAFPSQEYDPAIGIYGLDVTVNMVRPGYRIAKRDKANRSIPSSHRLTPEDAISFLEANFDVSVEETDDE; from the coding sequence ATGAGCGAAGCCGACTCCGGTGAGCTCCACGAAATGCGAGAACCTCGCGTCGAAAAGGTCGTCGTCCACATGGGCGTCGGTCAGGGTGGCCGCGAACTCGGCAAGGCCGAGGACATCATCGAGGAGGTTACCGACCAACAGAGCGTCCGAACCCAGGCGAAACGGACGGAGCCCGACTTCGGCATTCGTCAGGGTGACCCGATCGGAACGAAGGTCACCCTTCGCGGTCAGGATGCCAACGAGTTCCTCGAGACGGCCCTGCCGCTTGCGGAGCTCTCGTCGAAGCAGTTCGACGATACGGGTAACTTCAGCTTCGGAGTCGAAGAGCACACGGCGTTCCCGAGCCAGGAGTACGATCCCGCGATCGGGATCTACGGACTCGACGTCACTGTCAACATGGTTCGGCCGGGCTACCGTATCGCCAAGCGCGACAAGGCGAATCGGTCGATTCCATCGAGTCACCGCCTGACTCCCGAGGACGCCATTTCGTTCCTCGAGGCGAACTTCGACGTATCTGTAGAGGAGACCGACGATGAGTGA
- a CDS encoding 50S ribosomal protein L18 has product MATGPRYKVPMRRRREVRTDYHQRLRLLKSGKPRLVARKSNKHTTAQLITPGPQGDETLASAYSGDLEEYGWEAPTSNISAAYLTGLLAGKRAVDAGLEEAVLDIGLNTATPGNKVFALQEGAIDAGLEIPHNDSVLADWSRTRGEHIAEYAEQLDEPLYSGEFDAVELPEHFDEVREAILE; this is encoded by the coding sequence ATGGCGACAGGACCACGATACAAGGTACCGATGCGTCGTCGCCGTGAGGTCCGGACGGACTACCATCAGAGGTTGCGCCTGCTGAAATCGGGCAAGCCCCGCCTCGTTGCTCGCAAGAGCAACAAGCACACTACGGCGCAGCTGATCACGCCCGGCCCTCAGGGAGACGAAACCCTCGCCAGCGCGTACTCGGGAGACCTCGAAGAGTACGGCTGGGAGGCACCAACGAGTAACATATCCGCGGCCTATCTGACCGGCCTACTGGCCGGAAAACGAGCCGTCGACGCAGGCCTCGAGGAAGCGGTCCTCGACATCGGCCTCAACACTGCAACGCCCGGCAACAAGGTGTTCGCACTACAGGAAGGTGCGATCGACGCGGGCCTCGAGATTCCGCACAACGACAGCGTGCTCGCGGACTGGTCGCGTACTCGCGGTGAACACATCGCTGAGTACGCAGAGCAGCTCGACGAGCCGCTGTACAGCGGAGAGTTCGACGCAGTCGAACTCCCAGAACACTTCGACGAGGTACGAGAGGCGATTCTCGAATGA
- a CDS encoding 50S ribosomal protein L14: MEAMKADVTQGLKKGSLITCADNTGARELKVISVSGYHGTKNRQPKAGLGDKVTVSVTKGTPEMRRQVLEAVVVRQRKSIRRPDGTRLKFEDNAAVIIDENEEPRGTEIKGPIAREVAERFGAIASTATMIV, from the coding sequence ATGGAGGCGATGAAAGCCGACGTCACCCAGGGACTCAAGAAAGGGTCGCTGATCACGTGTGCCGACAACACCGGCGCGCGCGAACTGAAAGTCATCAGCGTTTCGGGCTACCACGGCACCAAGAACCGCCAGCCGAAGGCGGGACTCGGTGACAAGGTAACCGTCTCGGTCACGAAAGGGACCCCGGAGATGCGCCGCCAGGTTCTCGAGGCAGTCGTTGTCCGCCAGCGAAAGTCGATTCGTCGGCCGGACGGAACCCGACTCAAATTCGAGGACAACGCGGCAGTCATCATCGACGAGAACGAAGAGCCCCGCGGTACCGAGATCAAGGGACCGATCGCTCGCGAAGTCGCAGAGCGTTTCGGTGCAATCGCATCAACCGCGACGATGATCGTATAG
- a CDS encoding 30S ribosomal protein S4e, which yields MTKHQKRLSVPKSWPVERKTEVFTVKAGAGPHGEEGVPLVVLLRDVLGYVDSKKEARYALSEDSILVNGESINDEQRPIGIFDILAFPGREESYRIFPDEGGRLALTEIDEESAGSRLGKIEGKQQVPGGDTQLSLHDGTNVIVDAESEYVANDSIVIDNEDKSIVAHFPYEEGALVTAIRGNHGGKIGEVETIDVTPGSGPNTVAVSTDDGEFETIEEYVVVIDENFTSDDSSSEDESGETASDGGDDE from the coding sequence ATGACGAAACACCAGAAACGACTATCCGTTCCGAAGTCCTGGCCGGTCGAACGAAAGACCGAGGTCTTCACGGTCAAAGCCGGAGCCGGTCCCCACGGCGAGGAGGGTGTCCCCCTCGTCGTCCTCTTGCGGGACGTTCTCGGTTACGTTGACTCGAAAAAGGAAGCACGGTACGCACTCTCAGAGGATTCGATCCTCGTCAACGGAGAGTCGATCAACGACGAGCAGCGTCCGATCGGAATCTTCGACATTCTCGCGTTCCCTGGACGCGAAGAGAGCTACCGGATCTTCCCCGATGAGGGCGGCCGTCTCGCTCTGACGGAGATCGACGAGGAATCCGCTGGCAGCCGCCTCGGCAAGATCGAGGGCAAACAGCAGGTTCCGGGCGGCGACACGCAGCTGTCGCTTCACGACGGTACGAACGTCATCGTCGACGCCGAAAGCGAGTACGTCGCGAACGATTCCATCGTCATCGACAACGAAGACAAGTCGATCGTCGCTCACTTCCCCTACGAGGAAGGTGCACTCGTCACCGCGATCCGGGGCAACCACGGCGGCAAGATCGGTGAGGTCGAAACGATCGACGTCACGCCCGGTAGCGGTCCGAACACCGTCGCCGTCTCGACGGACGACGGCGAGTTCGAGACCATCGAGGAGTACGTCGTCGTCATCGACGAGAACTTCACGAGCGACGACTCGTCGTCGGAAGATGAGAGCGGTGAAACCGCGAGCGACGGAGGTGACGACGAATGA
- a CDS encoding 30S ribosomal protein S5 → MSANDYNDDGWQPVTRLGRKVQEGEIDTMETALNSGLPLKEPELVDQLLPGLDDEVLDINMVQRMTDSGRRVKFRCVVVVGNRDGYVGYAEGRDDQVGSAIQKAIGIAKLNIIQVPRGSGSWEDRSDRPHSLTRRTSGKAGSVEVDVIPAPEGLGLAASDTVRAVLELAGLENAWTKSHGNTRTTVNLAKATFNALENASQSRLPRSVGADREDAEVADQ, encoded by the coding sequence ATGAGCGCAAACGACTACAACGACGACGGCTGGCAGCCGGTCACCCGTCTCGGCCGGAAGGTTCAGGAGGGCGAAATCGATACGATGGAGACTGCCCTCAACTCGGGACTCCCGCTGAAGGAGCCCGAACTCGTCGATCAGCTCCTTCCGGGGCTGGACGACGAAGTGCTGGACATCAACATGGTCCAGCGAATGACCGACTCCGGACGCCGCGTGAAGTTTCGATGTGTCGTCGTGGTGGGTAACCGCGACGGCTACGTCGGCTACGCGGAAGGCCGAGACGATCAGGTCGGCTCCGCCATCCAGAAGGCGATCGGTATCGCGAAGCTAAACATCATTCAGGTTCCACGCGGCTCCGGTTCGTGGGAGGATCGATCCGACCGTCCGCACTCGCTGACCCGCCGAACGAGCGGCAAGGCCGGCTCGGTCGAAGTCGACGTCATCCCGGCTCCGGAAGGACTCGGCCTCGCCGCGAGTGACACCGTCCGCGCCGTCCTCGAGCTTGCAGGGCTCGAGAACGCCTGGACGAAAAGTCACGGCAACACGCGAACGACGGTCAACCTCGCGAAGGCGACGTTCAACGCACTCGAGAACGCCTCGCAGTCGCGACTGCCGCGTTCGGTCGGTGCCGACCGGGAGGACGCCGAGGTGGCTGACCAATGA
- a CDS encoding 50S ribosomal protein L30 yields the protein MKAVVQVRGEVNRQEDVQDTLEMLNIHSVNHCALIPETDTYRGMITKVNDYVAHGVPESAVLETVLEKRAEPLEGSQSDVDEEWLADNTDYDDFAALAEALLAEETTLRDEGLSPTLRLHPPRGGHDGIKKPTAEGGQLGKHTTAQINDLLESMR from the coding sequence ATGAAGGCCGTCGTCCAGGTCCGTGGCGAAGTCAACCGCCAGGAGGACGTCCAGGACACGCTCGAGATGCTCAACATCCACAGCGTCAACCACTGTGCACTCATTCCCGAAACCGACACGTACCGGGGAATGATCACCAAAGTCAACGATTACGTCGCTCACGGAGTGCCGGAGTCCGCCGTCCTCGAGACGGTCCTCGAAAAGCGTGCAGAGCCGCTCGAAGGCTCACAGTCCGACGTCGACGAGGAGTGGCTCGCGGACAACACCGACTACGACGATTTCGCCGCGCTTGCCGAGGCGCTGCTCGCAGAGGAGACGACCCTTCGCGATGAGGGGCTCTCTCCGACGTTGCGACTTCACCCGCCGCGCGGTGGTCACGACGGCATCAAGAAGCCGACCGCCGAGGGAGGCCAACTCGGAAAGCATACAACAGCGCAGATTAACGACCTGCTAGAATCGATGCGATAA
- a CDS encoding uL15m family ribosomal protein, which translates to MTSKKRRQRGSRTHSGGTHKNRRGAGHRGGRGRAGRSKHEFHNYEPKGKHGFKRPHDIRDEVAEIDVQKLDEDAILYVADDLADETDGGYELDARDIVEDGYDVDIVKVLGSGQVRNQLTVTADAFSETAREKLEAAGGEAIVSERAQEDDAETDDEPEQNED; encoded by the coding sequence ATGACGAGCAAAAAACGACGCCAGCGCGGATCCCGAACCCACAGCGGTGGTACTCACAAGAATCGACGAGGTGCGGGTCATCGCGGTGGTCGCGGCCGTGCCGGACGAAGCAAACACGAGTTTCACAACTACGAACCGAAGGGCAAACACGGGTTCAAGCGACCACACGACATTCGTGACGAGGTCGCAGAGATCGACGTCCAGAAGCTAGACGAAGACGCGATCCTCTACGTTGCCGACGATCTCGCTGACGAGACCGACGGTGGCTACGAACTCGACGCACGGGACATCGTCGAGGACGGTTACGACGTCGACATCGTCAAGGTCCTCGGCTCCGGTCAGGTCCGCAACCAGCTAACGGTGACGGCTGACGCCTTTTCCGAGACCGCTCGCGAGAAACTCGAGGCGGCAGGCGGTGAGGCTATCGTTTCGGAGCGAGCCCAGGAAGACGACGCCGAAACCGACGACGAACCCGAACAGAACGAGGACTAA
- a CDS encoding 50S ribosomal protein L19e: MTDLSAQKRLAADVLDVGQNRIWFDPTAQGDIAEAITRDEIRELVDDGLIQADDARGNSRGRARKRNEKRSYGHQKGAGKRKGKKGARQNEKEQWQNKIRAQRRTLRELRDKGELTPTQYRELYKKAGGGEFRSVQYLLNYIDDNYGDN, translated from the coding sequence ATGACTGATCTCTCCGCACAGAAGCGACTCGCGGCCGACGTCCTCGACGTGGGACAGAACCGCATCTGGTTCGATCCCACCGCACAGGGCGACATCGCTGAGGCGATTACCCGCGACGAGATCCGCGAACTCGTCGACGACGGCCTCATTCAGGCCGACGACGCCCGTGGAAACTCCCGCGGCCGCGCTCGAAAGCGAAACGAAAAGCGTTCGTACGGTCACCAGAAGGGGGCCGGTAAGCGCAAAGGCAAGAAGGGTGCTCGCCAGAACGAAAAAGAGCAGTGGCAGAACAAGATTCGTGCACAGCGACGGACGCTCCGTGAACTCCGAGACAAGGGCGAGCTGACGCCCACCCAGTACCGCGAGCTCTACAAGAAGGCTGGCGGTGGGGAGTTCCGTAGCGTCCAGTATCTGTTGAACTACATCGACGACAACTACGGTGACAACTAA
- the rplX gene encoding 50S ribosomal protein L24: protein MSKQPHKQRNRTERAPLHKRGTQLHATLSDDLRDEYDTRRTRVNAGDTVEVMRGDHAGEEGEVLRAVLEDGVVHVEDVTVETADGEEVPRPLDTSNVRITELDLSDERREARLEGDADGDTE from the coding sequence ATGAGCAAGCAACCACACAAACAGCGAAATCGAACGGAGCGCGCACCGCTTCACAAGCGGGGGACGCAGCTTCACGCGACGCTTTCGGACGATCTTCGCGATGAGTACGACACGCGTCGAACTCGCGTCAACGCGGGCGACACGGTCGAGGTCATGCGCGGCGACCACGCCGGCGAAGAAGGCGAGGTCCTTCGTGCAGTCCTCGAAGACGGCGTCGTTCACGTCGAGGACGTGACGGTCGAAACGGCAGACGGTGAAGAAGTGCCACGACCGCTCGACACCTCGAACGTCCGGATCACGGAACTCGATCTCTCGGACGAGCGACGCGAAGCACGCCTCGAAGGCGACGCGGACGGTGATACCGAATGA
- a CDS encoding 50S ribosomal protein L32e has product MADDDPEPDVEADDVDATDDDDQQELEDISGVGASKADALRDAGFESIEDVKEADQDELAEADGIGNALAARIKADVGDLEVTADTDAEIEDDADEDDEVAVEDVETELQPRGLTEKTPELSADEQRLLDRRKAEGKPQFNRQDYHMKKRTPESWRRPRGGLSKQRRGIKGKGPKVQAGYRTPESVRGKHPSGFDEVYVENTDDLEGVDGDTEAVRIASSVGARKRERIEETAEDNGVRVLNPTYEEVEVDTDD; this is encoded by the coding sequence ATGGCAGACGACGATCCAGAGCCGGACGTGGAGGCGGACGACGTCGACGCGACCGACGACGACGACCAGCAGGAACTCGAGGATATCAGCGGCGTCGGCGCGAGCAAAGCCGACGCGCTGCGCGACGCAGGCTTCGAGTCCATCGAGGACGTCAAGGAAGCCGATCAGGACGAACTGGCGGAGGCCGACGGCATCGGGAACGCACTCGCTGCCCGTATCAAAGCCGACGTCGGTGATCTCGAGGTCACGGCAGATACCGACGCCGAGATCGAAGACGACGCCGACGAGGACGACGAGGTCGCAGTCGAGGACGTGGAGACGGAACTCCAGCCTCGTGGACTGACCGAGAAAACGCCCGAACTCTCTGCGGACGAACAGCGATTGCTCGATCGGCGCAAGGCCGAGGGCAAACCGCAGTTCAACCGTCAGGACTACCACATGAAAAAGCGGACGCCGGAATCGTGGCGTCGGCCACGCGGCGGCCTCTCGAAACAGCGCCGTGGCATCAAAGGCAAAGGACCGAAGGTTCAGGCCGGCTACCGAACGCCCGAATCAGTTCGCGGGAAACATCCGAGCGGATTCGACGAGGTCTACGTGGAGAACACCGACGATCTCGAGGGCGTCGACGGCGACACGGAAGCGGTCCGAATCGCGTCCTCGGTCGGTGCGCGAAAACGCGAACGAATCGAAGAAACCGCCGAAGACAACGGCGTTCGCGTGCTGAATCCGACCTACGAAGAAGTCGAGGTGGATACAGATGACTGA
- the secY gene encoding preprotein translocase subunit SecY: MGWKEAAEPVLTRMPAVQRPQKHVPFKRKLAWTAGILVLYFFLTNIGLLGMEAGQGDDLFGEFRAVLAGEHGSLMQVGIGPIVTASIVMQLLGGANLLGLDTDDPRDQVLYQGLQKLLVILMTALTALPMVFAGGFLPAQPTLTLGGFSFDQTQVQALMFLQIFIGGVLILYMDEVVSKWGVGSGIGLFIIAGVSQRLVTGFIQPTEGGFFYDWYLILTGQVNIGSIVAGDGLYTLLLQEGHIIALFTTLLIFGIVVYAESVRVEIPLSHSRVKGARGRFPVKLIYASVLPMILVRALQANIQFIGQIMERQWADMPAWLGQYGPQGQPVSGFFYYTAPIYSPEDWMWWTGEVAQDAWMVMIRVSVDLTFMVIGGAIFAIFWVETTNMGPEATAQQIQNSGMQIPGFRQNTGVIEKVMERYIPQVTVIGGALVGLLAVWANMLGTIGAVTGTGLLLAVSITYKLYEEIAEEQMMEMHPMMRQMFGKE, encoded by the coding sequence ATGGGATGGAAGGAAGCCGCCGAACCAGTCTTGACGCGGATGCCCGCAGTCCAGCGTCCACAGAAGCACGTTCCGTTCAAGCGGAAACTGGCCTGGACAGCTGGCATTCTCGTGTTGTACTTCTTCCTGACGAACATCGGGTTGCTCGGGATGGAAGCCGGGCAGGGCGACGACCTCTTCGGTGAGTTTCGTGCCGTTCTCGCCGGAGAACACGGTTCGCTGATGCAAGTCGGTATCGGACCGATCGTCACGGCCAGCATCGTCATGCAACTCCTCGGCGGTGCGAACCTGCTCGGTCTCGACACGGACGATCCTCGAGACCAGGTGCTCTATCAGGGACTGCAGAAACTGCTCGTCATCTTGATGACGGCGCTAACTGCGCTCCCGATGGTGTTCGCCGGCGGTTTCCTGCCAGCCCAGCCGACGCTGACGCTCGGCGGGTTCTCGTTCGATCAGACCCAGGTCCAGGCGCTGATGTTCCTCCAGATATTCATCGGCGGCGTCCTGATCCTCTATATGGACGAAGTCGTCAGTAAGTGGGGAGTCGGGAGCGGGATCGGGCTGTTCATCATCGCCGGTGTCAGCCAGCGTCTCGTCACCGGGTTTATTCAACCCACCGAAGGCGGATTCTTCTACGACTGGTATCTGATCCTTACCGGCCAGGTGAATATCGGATCGATCGTCGCCGGTGACGGTCTCTACACGTTGTTACTTCAGGAGGGGCACATCATCGCCCTGTTCACGACGCTGTTGATCTTCGGGATCGTCGTCTATGCCGAATCCGTTCGGGTAGAGATTCCACTCAGTCACTCACGCGTCAAAGGCGCTCGCGGTCGCTTCCCCGTGAAGCTCATCTACGCGAGCGTCCTGCCGATGATCCTCGTTCGCGCGCTGCAGGCGAACATTCAGTTCATCGGACAGATCATGGAGCGACAGTGGGCAGATATGCCGGCCTGGCTCGGACAGTACGGTCCGCAGGGTCAGCCGGTCAGTGGGTTCTTCTACTACACCGCACCGATCTACTCGCCCGAAGACTGGATGTGGTGGACCGGTGAAGTCGCCCAGGACGCCTGGATGGTGATGATCCGCGTCTCCGTCGACCTGACGTTCATGGTCATCGGTGGTGCGATCTTCGCGATTTTCTGGGTCGAGACGACGAACATGGGTCCAGAGGCGACCGCCCAGCAGATCCAGAACTCCGGGATGCAGATCCCCGGTTTCCGACAGAACACGGGCGTCATCGAGAAGGTCATGGAGCGATACATTCCACAGGTGACCGTTATCGGTGGTGCGCTCGTCGGGCTGCTCGCCGTCTGGGCGAACATGCTCGGCACCATCGGGGCCGTCACCGGGACCGGCCTGCTGCTGGCCGTTTCCATCACCTACAAGCTCTACGAGGAGATCGCAGAAGAGCAGATGATGGAGATGCACCCGATGATGCGCCAGATGTTCGGCAAGGAGTAA
- a CDS encoding 30S ribosomal protein S8 produces the protein MTGNDPLSNALSGLDNAESVGHLSHEVTPASNEIGSVLEVFYDRGYIDGFEYVDDGKAGQFEVELKGAINACGPVKPRYSAGAEDFEKWEKRFLPARDFGALVVTTSNGIMSHYEAREQGIGGQVIAYVY, from the coding sequence ATGACCGGGAACGATCCACTCAGCAACGCGCTCTCGGGGCTCGACAACGCCGAAAGCGTTGGCCATCTGAGCCACGAGGTAACGCCCGCCTCCAACGAAATCGGCAGCGTACTCGAGGTCTTTTACGACCGCGGGTACATCGACGGCTTCGAGTACGTCGACGACGGCAAAGCCGGTCAGTTCGAGGTCGAATTGAAAGGAGCGATCAACGCGTGTGGCCCCGTCAAGCCCCGCTACAGTGCCGGTGCCGAGGACTTCGAGAAGTGGGAGAAGCGATTCCTCCCCGCTCGAGACTTCGGCGCGCTCGTCGTCACGACGAGTAACGGCATCATGAGCCACTACGAGGCTCGTGAGCAGGGGATTGGGGGTCAGGTGATCGCATACGTCTACTAA
- a CDS encoding 50S ribosomal protein L6: MRVELEIPDNVTVETDHLDVTVDGPEGTVSRRLWYPDVTVDVEDDTLVIESDTDDAKTNATVGTFESHVQNAFHGVTEGWEYEMEVFYSHFPMQVRAEGTDVVIENFLGEKAPRRTTIHGDTDVSVDDEVVVLTGPNKEDVGQTAADIEQLTKVSGKDTRVFQDGVYITKKPAKGGA; the protein is encoded by the coding sequence ATGCGAGTCGAACTGGAAATCCCCGACAACGTAACCGTCGAGACCGACCACCTCGATGTGACCGTCGACGGACCGGAAGGCACCGTTTCACGGCGTCTCTGGTACCCCGACGTGACCGTCGATGTGGAAGACGACACCCTGGTAATCGAAAGCGACACCGACGACGCGAAAACGAACGCGACCGTCGGTACCTTCGAGAGCCACGTCCAGAACGCGTTCCACGGCGTGACCGAGGGCTGGGAGTACGAGATGGAAGTCTTTTACTCTCACTTCCCGATGCAGGTCCGTGCGGAAGGAACCGACGTCGTCATCGAGAACTTCCTCGGCGAGAAGGCACCGCGACGAACGACTATCCACGGTGACACCGACGTCTCCGTCGACGACGAAGTCGTCGTCCTCACCGGTCCGAACAAAGAGGACGTCGGCCAGACGGCGGCAGACATCGAGCAGCTGACGAAAGTCAGCGGCAAGGACACCCGCGTCTTTCAGGACGGGGTTTACATCACCAAAAAGCCAGCCAAAGGAGGTGCCTGA
- a CDS encoding cytochrome C oxidase subunit IV family protein produces the protein MADVRTYALIYVVLLALGTGKFAFFEFFTYEIALAATIVLAVAKILLIAGYYQHLIEEPRSITYMMGMAVFMVFLLTVAAGYSIQ, from the coding sequence ACGTACGCGCTAATTTACGTCGTACTGCTGGCACTCGGTACGGGTAAGTTCGCCTTCTTCGAGTTCTTCACGTACGAGATCGCACTGGCGGCAACGATCGTTCTCGCCGTTGCTAAAATCCTCCTCATCGCCGGCTACTACCAGCACCTCATCGAGGAACCCCGATCGATCACCTACATGATGGGGATGGCCGTGTTTATGGTGTTCCTGCTCACCGTCGCAGCCGGCTACTCCATCCAGTAG